The Rhodobacter sp. genome segment TCGTCCGTGCCGCCCACATACATGCCAGGGCGCTTGCGGACCGGTTCCAGCCCCTCGAGCACCTCGATGGACGAGGCGTCATAGGTTTCGGTCTGGCCGGAGAGGAGGTCGTCGGACATCGGGCTGCTCGTGTTTGGCTTGTATGATTTTGGCAGCACTAGACCATCCGCGGCCGCCGGACGCAAGGTTTTGCGATCCCCGGCGGCGCGCGGCGTGCGCCCGATCGGCGGGACCACAGGGGCCCGCCGATGCGGTGCGCGCCTCACTCGGCGTTGCGTGCCGTCCACATGCGCTGGAATCCCGGCCGCGCCTGGCAACGGTCGAACCAGGCCTTGAGCGCGGGAGAGGCGTCAAAGGCCCCCGGCGCGGCGGCGACATAGCGCAGCGTTTCCTCCATCATGATGTCGGCGATGGTGAAACGCCCGCCCACCAGCCATTCATGGCTTTGCAGATGGGTCTCGATCCGGCGCATCGGGCGGACCAGCTTGTCCAGCGCGGCGGCGATGCGGGCCTTGCCCTCGGCGGTGTCGGCGGTGCCGCCCATGACGGTGTAAAGCACCTCGATCGCCTGCGGCTCGATGGTCGAGGCCGCGAGGAACGCCCATTGCAGCGCCTCGGCTTCCTCGGCCGCGCCGTCGGGTGCGACCGGGCCGCCCGCCTTGCGCGCCATGTAGAAGCAGATCGCGTGGGATTCGCCAAGGCACAGGTCGCCGTCGCGCATGGCGGGCAACTGGCCCATCGGGTTCACGGCCAGAAACGCCGCCGAGGCGGTGTTCAGGGGCGCACCCGCGGCCTGCGGATCGGGCAGCGCGCTGGCGAAAACGACGGTTTCACGGCGATAGGGAAGTCCGAGTTCCTCGGCCGCCCAGACAACGCGCGTCGTGCGGGAGCGGAGGGTTCCGTAGATGGTGAGCAAGAAAGCCTCGGGGCTGGATTGAACGGCTACACTAACGCAGCCAACGCGCCGCGCAACGGGCGTTTCACGGCCCATCACCGCGTCTTGCAACGCGGTCCAGCGCAGGGCGGAAAGGGGAATGGTGGGCGATAACGGATTTGAACCGCTGACATCTTCGATGTGAACGAAGCGCTCTACCGCTGAGCTAATCGCCCGCCGTGGCGCGGTCTATAGCGAGTCACGCCGCGAGGCTCAAGGGGTCAGATGCAGCTTTCTACGTTTTCCTGCGCGCCCCCGGACCGCGGGTTGGAACCGACCGGCATTGCCCCGGCCCCCCGGCGAACGGGGGGGGGACGCGGCGGTCATGAAAACGCCCCCGCACCGGGCACGACGGCCGGGCGGGGGCGCTGGCGCCGAGGGACGGCGCGGTTCAGTGGGCGGTCGCGGTCGGGGCCGTGCTGGCCTGCGCCAGCCGGGCCGCCTGCGCGGCCTCTTCGGCGGCCTCGTCCCAGTCGATCGGCTCGGGCGCGCGCACCAGCGCGTGGCGCAGCACCTCGCTGACGTGGCTGACGGGCACGATCTCAAGCCCCTCTTTCACGTTGTCGGGGATCTCGGGCAGATCCTTGGCGTTTTCGACCGGGATCAGCACCTTGGTGATGCCGCCCCTGAGCGCCGCCAGCAGTTTCTCCTTCAATCCGCCGATGGCGGTGGCGTTGCCGCGCAGCGTGACCTCGCCTGTCATGGCGATGTCCTTGCGCACCGGGATCCCGGTCAGCACCGAAACGATCGCCGTCACCATCGCCAGACCGGCCGAAGGGCCGTCCTTGGGCGTGGCGCCATCGGGAACGTGGACGTGGATATCCATCGTCTCGAACTTGGTCGGCTTGACGCCGATCTGCGGGCTGATCGAGCGCACATAGCTCGACGCCGCATCGATCGATTCCTTCATCACCTCGCCCAGCTTGCCGGTGGTCTTCATCCGGCCCTTGCCCGGCAATTTCAACGCCTCGATCTGCAACAGATCACCACCGACGCTGGTCCAGGCCAGCCCCGTCACCACGCCGACCTGGTCCTCCTTTTCGGCCAGGCCATAGCGGTGCCGCGGCACGCCCAGATAGTCAGACAGGTTTTCGGCCGTGACATCGACGTGTTTGGCCTGCTTGCGCACGATCTGGGTGACCGCCTTGCGGGCGATCTTGCTGAGCTCGCGCTCAAAATTCCGCACCCCGGCCTCGCGGGTGTAATACCGCAACACCGCCGTCAGCGCGTCATCCGACACGCTGAGTTCGGACCTCTTCAGACCGTGGTTCTTCAGCGCCTTGGGCATCAGGTGCCGGCGGGCGATCTCGGTCTTTTCGTCCTCGGTGTAGCCGGCCAGCGGGATGATCTCCATCCGGTCCAGCAGCGGGCCCGGCATGTTGTAGCTGTTCGCCGTGGTGATGAACATCACGTCCGACAGATCGTATTCCACCTCAAGATAGTGATCCACGAAGGTCGCGTTCTGTTCGGGGTCCAGCACCTCGAGCATGGCCGAGGCCGGATCGCCCCGGAAATCCTGACCCATCTTGTCGATTTCATCGAGCAGGATCAGCGGGTTCGTCGTCTTGGCCTTTTTCAGCGCCTGGATGATCTTGCCCGGCATCGAACCGATATAGGTGCGCCGGTGGCCGCGGATCTCGCTTTCATCGCGCACGCCGCCCAGCGAGATGCGGATGAATTCGCGCCCCGTGGCCTTGGCGACCGACCGGCCCAGGCTGGTCTTGCCCACGCCCGGAGGTCCGACGAGGCACAGGATCGGCCCCTTCAGCTTGGCCGAACGCGACTGTACCGCCAGATATTCGACGATGCGTTCCTTGACCTTGTCCAGGCTGTAATGGTCCTGATCCAGGATCGACTGCGCGCGGTTCAGATCCTTCTTGACACGCGATTTCACACCCCAGGGCAGCGCCAGCAGCCAGTCCAGATAGTTGCGCACCACCGTGGCCTCGGCCGACATGGGCGACATGGACTTCAGCTTCTTCAGCTCGGCCTCGGCCTTTTCGCGCGCTTCCTTCGAGAATTTGGTGGACTTGATGCGGTCCTCAAGCTCGGTCAGCTCGTTCTGGCCGTCCTCGCCCTCGCCCAGTTCCTTCTGAATGGCCTTCATCTGCTCATTCAGATAGTATTCCCGCTGGGTGCGCTCCATCTGCGACTTGACGCGCGACTTGATCTTGCGCTCGACCTGAAGAACGCTGATCTCGCCCTCCATCAGGCCATAGACCTTTTCCAGCCGTTCGGCCACGTCCAGCGTTTCCAGAAGCTCCTGCTTGCGGGCAACATCGACCCCCAGGTGACCGGCGGCAAGATCCGCCAGGCGCGCCGGTTCGGCCGCATCGGCGATCGCGGTCAGGGCCTCTTCGGGGACGTTGCGCTTGATCTTGGCGTAGCGTTCGAAATCGTCGCCGACCGCGCGGGTCAGCGCTTCGACCGCGGCGGGCTCGCCGGGCGTTTCCTCGAGTACGACGGCCTCGGCCTCGAAATGCTGGTCGTTTTCGACAAAGCCGGTGATCCGCACGCGGGCCTTGCCCTCGACCAGGACCTTGACGGTGCCGTCCGGCAGTTTCAGCAGTTGCAGCACATTGGCCAGCACGCCGACACGATACATGCCGTCGGTGCCGGGGTCCTCGGCCGCGTGATCGATCTGGGTGACCAGGAGGATCTGCTTGTCCTCGCGCATCACCGCCTCGAGCGCACGCACGGATTTGTCGCGCCCGACAAAGAGCGGCACGATCATGTGCGGGAAGACGACCATGTCGCGCAGGGGAAGCACGGCGTAGGCGGTGGATTGGTTCGTCATACCTAACCTCAACACTTGTTCGGCGCCCGGCGGGCATGCAGCCCCGGGTCGCCCCGTTCAGCGACATATCTGGGGCCGCCCGGACGGAAATTCAACATCTGGTCTATCAGGCTTGCCTGTGCACTGTGGCACAAGTTTGCACCGATTGAGACCGTTTTGCGGACTGGTAAAAAACGCGTCACCGGGTTAACGCAACCGGCGCCAGCGGTGCAGAAGGTCCTCGCCGACGGGTTCCGCGCCCTGAAACGCCCAGGCGCGCGGTCCGATCGCGGTCATGCCCAGCCCCGCAAGCCCGGGCGTGCCGTCGGCGCCGAAGAGCCGGCCTGCACTGAACACCACAAGGTCATCCACAAGGCCCGCCGCGATCAGGCTGGCCGCCAGACCGCCGCCCCCCTCGCAGAAGACACGCGTCAGACCGCGCGCGCCCAGTTCCGCCAGCGCCTGCCGCACATCCAGCCGCCCCATCGCATCGCCGTCGCAAGGGATCAGCGACGCCCCGCGGGCGATCCAGCCCTCGCGCTGGCTGGCAGAGGCGTTGGGGCCGTGCAGCATCCAGACGGGCGACTGGCGCGCGCTGCGGCCCAGCCGGCTGTCGGGCGACACGCCCAGCCGGCTGTCCGCCACGATCCGCACCGGCTGGCGGTCGATCCCCAGGTCGCGCACCGTCAGGTCGGGGTCGTCGGCCCGCGCCGTGCCCGAGCCGACCAGAACCGCGTCATGGCGCGCGCGCATCAGATGCACGCGGCGGCGGGCCTCGGGGCCGGTGATCCACCGGCTCTCGCCCGAGGCCGTCGCGATGCGCGCATCGAGCGTCAGCGCCAGTTTCAGCGTCACCAGCGGGCGCCCCTCGGTCACGCGCAGCAGGAAGCCCAGATTGGCCCGCGTGGCGGCCTCGGCCTCGACCCCTTCGGTCACGGCGATGCCGGCGGCGCGCAGCATCGCGTGGCCCCGTCCGGCGACGCGCGGGTCGGGGTCGGTCAACGCGGTGACCACCCGCGCCACGCCGGCGGCAATCAGCGCCGCGGCGCAGGGCGGGGTCTGGCCGTGATGGGCGCAGGGTTCGAGCGTCACATAGGCCGTCGCGCCCTGCGCCGCCGCACCGGCCTGCGCCAGCGCGCGCACCTCGGCGTGGGGGCGTCCGCCCGGCTGGGTCCAGCCCCGTCCGACCACCGCGCCGTCGCGCACCAGCACGCAGCCAACCGCCGGATTGGGCCAGACATTGCCCAGCCCGCGCGCCGCAAGCCCCAGCGCCATCCGCATGTAGCCGGCATCATCCCGCGACACGGCCGCGCCCTTTCGTCCCGTCCGCCGAACGCCAAAAGGTCAGCCCAAGGGGTGCAAGGGGCAAGCGCCCCCGTCCCCGATCAGTCCTCATTCAACA includes the following:
- a CDS encoding glutathione S-transferase family protein, which codes for MLTIYGTLRSRTTRVVWAAEELGLPYRRETVVFASALPDPQAAGAPLNTASAAFLAVNPMGQLPAMRDGDLCLGESHAICFYMARKAGGPVAPDGAAEEAEALQWAFLAASTIEPQAIEVLYTVMGGTADTAEGKARIAAALDKLVRPMRRIETHLQSHEWLVGGRFTIADIMMEETLRYVAAAPGAFDASPALKAWFDRCQARPGFQRMWTARNAE
- the lon gene encoding endopeptidase La — translated: MTNQSTAYAVLPLRDMVVFPHMIVPLFVGRDKSVRALEAVMREDKQILLVTQIDHAAEDPGTDGMYRVGVLANVLQLLKLPDGTVKVLVEGKARVRITGFVENDQHFEAEAVVLEETPGEPAAVEALTRAVGDDFERYAKIKRNVPEEALTAIADAAEPARLADLAAGHLGVDVARKQELLETLDVAERLEKVYGLMEGEISVLQVERKIKSRVKSQMERTQREYYLNEQMKAIQKELGEGEDGQNELTELEDRIKSTKFSKEAREKAEAELKKLKSMSPMSAEATVVRNYLDWLLALPWGVKSRVKKDLNRAQSILDQDHYSLDKVKERIVEYLAVQSRSAKLKGPILCLVGPPGVGKTSLGRSVAKATGREFIRISLGGVRDESEIRGHRRTYIGSMPGKIIQALKKAKTTNPLILLDEIDKMGQDFRGDPASAMLEVLDPEQNATFVDHYLEVEYDLSDVMFITTANSYNMPGPLLDRMEIIPLAGYTEDEKTEIARRHLMPKALKNHGLKRSELSVSDDALTAVLRYYTREAGVRNFERELSKIARKAVTQIVRKQAKHVDVTAENLSDYLGVPRHRYGLAEKEDQVGVVTGLAWTSVGGDLLQIEALKLPGKGRMKTTGKLGEVMKESIDAASSYVRSISPQIGVKPTKFETMDIHVHVPDGATPKDGPSAGLAMVTAIVSVLTGIPVRKDIAMTGEVTLRGNATAIGGLKEKLLAALRGGITKVLIPVENAKDLPEIPDNVKEGLEIVPVSHVSEVLRHALVRAPEPIDWDEAAEEAAQAARLAQASTAPTATAH
- the ribD gene encoding bifunctional diaminohydroxyphosphoribosylaminopyrimidine deaminase/5-amino-6-(5-phosphoribosylamino)uracil reductase RibD; translation: MRMALGLAARGLGNVWPNPAVGCVLVRDGAVVGRGWTQPGGRPHAEVRALAQAGAAAQGATAYVTLEPCAHHGQTPPCAAALIAAGVARVVTALTDPDPRVAGRGHAMLRAAGIAVTEGVEAEAATRANLGFLLRVTEGRPLVTLKLALTLDARIATASGESRWITGPEARRRVHLMRARHDAVLVGSGTARADDPDLTVRDLGIDRQPVRIVADSRLGVSPDSRLGRSARQSPVWMLHGPNASASQREGWIARGASLIPCDGDAMGRLDVRQALAELGARGLTRVFCEGGGGLAASLIAAGLVDDLVVFSAGRLFGADGTPGLAGLGMTAIGPRAWAFQGAEPVGEDLLHRWRRLR